From a single Miscanthus floridulus cultivar M001 chromosome 8, ASM1932011v1, whole genome shotgun sequence genomic region:
- the LOC136477943 gene encoding protein RMD5 homolog, producing the protein MEIDNLREGFDRVAEKRSLSSAKALEAVDQIVNEVEQAIVKLQMMNTDSTGNVDHPSILAELKAKLNEMAPLNQLEGSQKELNGALSKYLKVLEKSFNPDISKAYRNVDFEVHTVNNIIANHFYRQGLFDLGDTFVHDCGELGGASLKLPFQEMYAILEAMKARNLEPALSWAAKNHDQLLQNGSMLEFKLYQLQFVEILSKGSRDEAKDDALLYARTHLVPFAAVHKEEFQKLMACLLWVGRLDQSPYSELMSSAHWEKLAEELTYQFCSLLGQSRESPLSVAVSAGFQGLPTLLKLTQVMAAKKQEWQVMKQLPVPIDIGPEFQYHSVFVCPVLREQSSDENPPMRMPCGHVVSKQSIMKLSKSSSRPFKCPYCPSEAVASHCKQLHF; encoded by the coding sequence ATGGAGATCGACAACCTCAGAGAGGGATTTGATCGAGTTGCTGAGAAACGTTCATTATCTTCTGCTAAAGCTCTGGAAGCTGTTGATCAAATAGTGAATGAAGTTGAGCAGGCTATTGTGAAGCTGCAGATGATGAATACAGATTCTACTGGAAATGTTGACCACCCATCTATCCTCGCAGAACTGAAAGCTAAGCTGAATGAAATGGCACCTTTAAACCAACTTGAAGGCAGCCAAAAGGAGCTCAATGGTGCCCTGAGCAAATATCTCAAGGTCCTTGAGAAGTCTTTCAATCCAGATATATCTAAGGCATACAGAAATGTGGATTTTGAGGTTCATACAGTAAACAATATCATAGCGAATCATTTCTACCGCCAAGGCCTCTTTGATCTTGGTGATACGTTCGTCCATGATTGTGGGGAATTAGGTGGAGCTTCCTTGAAGCTACCATTTCAGGAGATGTATGCTATCCTTGAAGCCATGAAAGCGAGAAACCTCGAGCCTGCCCTCAGTTGGGCTGCCAAAAACCATGACCAGCTGTTGCAGAATGGGTCTATGCTGGAGTTCAAGCTTTATCAGCTTCAGTTTGTTGAAATACTGTCCAAAGGAAGTAGGGATGAGGCCAAAGATGACGCTCTTTTATATGCTAGGACTCACTTGGTCCCCTTTGCAGCCGTGCACAAGGAAGAATTCCAGAAGCTAATGGCTTGCCTTCTATGGGTTGGCCGGTTGGATCAATCCCCATATTCTGAGTTAATGTCATCCGCGCATTGGGAGAAGTTAGCTGAGGAGCTCACCTATCAATTCTGTAGCCTTCTGGGCCAGTCTAGGGAGAGCCCACTGAGTGTTGCAGTATCAGCTGGTTTTCAAGGACTACCGACTCTGCTGAAGCTGACACAAGTCATGGCTGCGAAGAAGCAGGAATGGCAAGTTATGAAGCAGCTCCCTGTCCCCATAGACATCGGGCCAGAATTTCAGTATCACTCTGTCTTTGTGTGCCCGGTGCTGAGGGAGCAGTCCAGTGACGAGAACCCCCCAATGCGGATGCCTTGTGGACATGTTGTCTCCAAGCAGTCCATCATGAAGCTGTCGAAAAGCAGCTCGAGGCCCTTCAAGTGCCCCTACTGCCCCTCGGAGGCTGTGGCGTCGCATTGCAAGCAGCTGCATTTCTAG